The following coding sequences lie in one Silene latifolia isolate original U9 population chromosome 5, ASM4854445v1, whole genome shotgun sequence genomic window:
- the LOC141657385 gene encoding 15-cis-zeta-carotene isomerase, chloroplastic, whose protein sequence is MASSILLSTSTFTTKFPNPNKTLIPKSPLSLSPLFPNSPNSPKFRTSTLKNLNFTPKTSQFRHRLIARTSIGDSEDDTDNNKLIVGEDSAAFELSNQKIISWVYFSVILGVVLFALNYIWIDNSTGFGKSFIDALESVFDSPEVVMLTLTIIFAAVHSGLASFRNVGEKIIGERAFRVLFAGVSLPLAVSTVVYFINHRYDGLQLWQLQSVPGIHQFLWLSNFISFLFLYPSTFNLLEVAAVDKPKMHLWETGIIRITRHPQMVGQVIWCLAHTLWIGNSVAVAASIGLIGHHLFGVWNGDRRLALRYGEAFQIVKNRTSIIPFAAILDGRQSLPKDYYKEFIRLPYLAVTAVTLGAYFAHPLMQSASFRLHW, encoded by the exons ATGGCGTCCTCAATCTTACTATCAACATCCACCTTCACCACCAAATTCCCAAACCCTAACAAAACCCTAATCCCCAAATCCCCACTTTCTCTCTCCCCACTCTTCCCCAACTCCCCCAATTCCCCAAAATTCAGGACCTCAACCCTCAAAAATCTCAATTTCACCCCCAAAACCTCTCAATTCCGCCATAGATTAATCGCCCGTACTTCAATTGGAGATTCCGAAGACGATACCGATAATAATAAACTCATTGTTGGAGAAGATTCTGCTGCGTTTGAGCTTAGTAATCAAAAGATAATTTCTTGGGTTTACTTCAGTGTGATTTTAGGAGTTGTGTTGTTTGCGCTTAATTATATTTGGATTGATAATTCTACTGGGTTTGGCAAGTCTTTCATTGATGCTCTCGAGAGTGTTTTTGATAGTCCTGAG GTTGTGATGCTGACTCTTACAATCATATTTGCTGCTGTTCATAGTGGATTGGCTAGTTTTAGGAATGTCGGTGAAAAAATTATAGGGGAACGTGCTTTCAGGGTTCTATTTGCTGGAGTGTCGCTGCCTTTGGCTGTCAGCACCGTG GTCTATTTTATTAATCACAGATATGATGGCCTACAATTATGGCAGCTTCAGAGTGTTCCTGGAATCCATCAGTTTCTATGGTTATCTAATTTCATTTCATTCCTTTTTCTGTATCCATCAACCTTTAATTTGCTAGAAGTTGCAGCTGTCGACAAACCCAAAATGCACCTCTGGGAAACGGGAATAATCAGAATTACTCGCCATCCGCAG ATGGTTGGGCAGGTTATCTGGTGTCTGGCTCATACACTTTGGATAGGAAACTCTGTGGCAGTTGCTGCCTCCATTGGTTTGATTGGGCACCATCTATTTGGTGTATGGAATGGGGATAGAAGGTTGGCTTTAAGATATGGTGAAGCTTTTCAGATTGTAAAGAATCGTACAAGCATCATCCCATTTGCTGCTATACTTGATGGACGTCAAAGTCTACCCAAAGATTATTACAAAGAATTTATCAGGCTGCCGTATTTAGCAGTTACTGCAGTGACTCTGGGTGCTTACTTTGCTCATCCGCTGATGCAGTCTGCCAGTTTTCGGCTCCATTGGTAG
- the LOC141657384 gene encoding amino acid transporter AVT1H, which yields MILDDKLRIQCVSCELCFKEDVLGECKHINGILTPVSECTEEEMPVKSKSSFTHSVINMTGMLIGLGQLSNSYGLETGGWLSAFLLVGLGVICAYSACLLGKCLENNPELRSYSDIGQRAFGSRGKVIATTFIYIEIFMGLVSYTISLHDNLNMVSMDIPFEVTVIDKSKLLTVLAVVVTLPSLWLRNLNSIAFLSTGGIIMSMVIFVTVASTAIFGVVKANHSIPVLHLNKIPQVSGLYVFSYAGHVVFPDIYKAMKDPARYTKVAIVSFTAVISSYTALAFIGAKMFGPSINSQITLSMPHDLIPTKIALAATVITPMTKYALQFAPFAIQLERNLPSTMKSRTKMVIRSSIGSIILVAILALALSVPYFQYVLNLTGSLVSITICIIFPCTFYTKIRLTEISKTLLFVNATIVVIGSILSISGTISSSKSLIKAIKTASHP from the exons ATGATACTTGATGATAAACTACGCATCCAATGTGTCAGCTGTGAGCTTTGTTTTAAGGAAGATGTATTGGGTGAGTGTAAGCATATCAACGGGATCCTAACACCAGTAAGTGAATGTACAGAAGAGGAAATGCCTGTCAAGTCCAAGAGCTCTTTCACGCACTCTGTCATCAATATGACCGGGATGCTCATAG GCTTAGGACAACTATCTAATTCGTATGGCTTGGAAACTGGAGGTTGGCTTTCTGCATTCTTACTTGTGGGACTCGGAGTGATTTGCGCCTATAGTGCATGCTTACTAGGTAAATGCCTTGAGAATAATCCTGAGCTGAGAAGCTACAGTGACATTGGACAGCGAGCATTTGGATCAAGAGGAAAAGTCATAGCAACAACATTTATATACATAGAAATTTTTATGGGACTTGTGTCCTACACAATTTCCCTTCACGATAATTTGAATATGGTGTCCATGGATATACCCTTTGAGGTGACTGTGATTGATAAATCAAAGTTACTAACCGTACTAGCAGTTGTGGTGACACTTCCAAGTCTATGGCTCAGGAACCTTAACTCTATAGCTTTCCTATCAACAGGCGGCATCATCATGTCAATGGTCATTTTTGTTACGGTGGCAAGTACAGCAATATTTGGAGTTGTAAAAGCAAATCACAGTATACCTGTTCTTCACCTAAACAAAATTCCTCAGGTATCTGGTCTTTATGTCTTCAGTTATGCAGGCCATGTAGTTTTCCCTGACATCTACAAAGCCATGAAGGATCCTGCCAGATACACAAAG GTAGCTATTGTGAGCTTCACAGCAGTCATATCATCTTATACAGCACTCGCCTTCATTGGTGCTAAAATGTTCGGCCCCAGCATCAACTCTCAGATCACCCTCAGCATGCCTCACGATCTCATACCCACAAAAATAGCTTTGGCAGCAACAGTGATAACCCCTATGACCAAATACGCACTTCAATTTGCGCCATTTGCCATACAGTTAGAACGTAACCTTCCATCTACCATGAAGTCAAGAACAAAAATGGTTATAAGGAGCAGTATAGGGTCAATAATTCTTGTAGCTATACTGGCTCTTGCTCTTTCAGTACCATACTTCCAGTATGTCCTCAACCTCACGGGCTCATTAGTTAGCATCACAATATGCATCATTTTCCCTTGCACCTTCTACACCAAGATCCGTCTCACTGAAATATCTAAGACTCTCTTGTTTGTCAATGCTACTATCGTTGTAATTGGGTCCATTTTGAGTATATCGGGAACAATCTCATCTTCGAAGTCACTCATCAAAGCCATAAAAACAGCTTCTCACCCATAA